GGCGGCGGGGAGAGTCTTGCCTCCTCATCGTGCGGTCACAAGGGACACGGCGGATTCTCCTGAAATTAGGGAGTCCCTTCCGAGTTTCGGAAGAAAATAATGGCTTGTTGGCGAAAACGTCTTATCTCGATACAGGTTAGACTTTTTCGCAAGCGGAAGAAACATGTTTGGGGCCCTTTCTTTGGGCCCCTTCAGCTTTTAATGCATTGTGTTTTTGGCCTCTTTAATCTTCGATTCCGTAAAGGATGAGGGGCGTATCTGTGTTTGCCCGCCTTCTCTAATCCATTATCGTTCTATCTGTGTGGAATAAAGTTTAAAAACCTCAAAGGAAAAAACTACATTGATGTCGTTTTTTTGAATTTTTTTGTTTCAATTCCTTTAAAAATTGTGTATACTACTCAATTACCTAATTGCCAGTCCGCGGTTAACTGCGATCGGCCTCAATTAGGAAGGGTAAATTGGTGTTGGTTTATCGATTTTTTAAACTAAAGATAGGAAAAGGAAAATTTCAAGGGGATTTGTTATGACCGCAAAAGATGCAGTGACGAAAATTGCCGTAATCGGTATGGGATATGTGGGGATACCGTGTGCCGCTTTATTGGCCGAAGTCGACGGATTCGAAGTAACGGGGATACAGAGGCGCTCCAAGAGGAGCGGATGGAAGATTGACGCGATAAACGCGGGTAAGTCGCCCATCGAGGGGGATGAGCCGGGGCTCGACGAGCTTATCGCCAAGGTGGTTAAGAAAGGCACGTTTAAGGTGACCGACGATTTTTCGGCCATCTCGGACATGGACATTGTCCTGATAGACGTGCAGACACCCACGGATGGAACCGACCATAAGCCGCAGTATCTGTCGTTGAAGGAGGTGGCCCGGGAGATCGGTACGTACATGAAAAAGGGAGTTCTCATTATAACCGAATCCACCGTGGCGCCGGGAACGACTGAGCACGTCGTTCAGCCGATACTGGAGAGGAAGTCGGGATTGAAGGCCGGGGCAGATTTCAGCCTTGCCTATTCTTATGAGAGGGTCATGCCAGGAAAGCTCATTGACTATATAGTAAACCTCCCGAGGATAGTGGGGGGGATAGATAAGGAGAGCGAGATCAGGGCAAAGGAGATGTATGGGAAGATCGTCAAGGCGGAGATCCACACTACGGACGTCCTTACGGCCGAGACCACGAAGACCATCGAGAACGCCTACCGCGACGTAAACATCGCCTTTTCAAACGAGATGGCCCTTATCTGCGAGAGCCTCGGACTCGATGTATACGAGGTGCAGAGACTGATCAACACCAGGGAGGAGAGGATGATGCACTATCCCGGTTCCGGCGTCGGCGGCCACTGTTTGCCTAAGGACACGTGGCTTTTGCTCTACGGCCTCAAGATGTACGGACAGAAGGAGGTCGAGACCAATTTTGTCCAGCTGGCCAGGAGCATCAACGAATATATGCCTCACCATATGGCAAACCTTCTCTCGGAGTGTCTGGAGGAGAAGGGTGTTGAGCTCCCCGACGCGAAGATCGTGATCCTCGGGGTTGCCTACCTCGAAAACTCCGATGACACGAGAAACACGCCGGCGTACTCGCTGATTTCAAACCTCTCCGCCTACGGCACCGAAATCATAGCCCACGATCCATTTGTGCGGGATTTCCCCGAGGCCGAGCTTTCAAAGGACCTGATGGGGGCGGCAAAGGGCGCTGATGCGCTGCTTTTGGTGACAAAGCACGCAGAGTACTACGACATGGATCTCGCAAAGCTGAAAAAGACTATGAGAACGCCGATCATCGTAGACGGCAGGGACGTGATCGACCCTCTCAAGGCAAAGGATGCGGGATTTGTCTACAGGGGTATAGGAAAGGGAAACGCCAGGGCGTGAGAATCGTCGAGAAAAATTAAGCGAACCTTTGAATAGAAAAGGGGGCGGGGAGGTAGTCTTCGCCCCCTTTTTTTTGTTTTATTCCCTTCGATTTGTGATATATACAAAATTCCAATATTTAGACCGATATTTAACTTGACAATCCGTATAAAATTTTTATATAAATGAT
Above is a genomic segment from Candidatus Zymogenus saltonus containing:
- a CDS encoding nucleotide sugar dehydrogenase — its product is MTAKDAVTKIAVIGMGYVGIPCAALLAEVDGFEVTGIQRRSKRSGWKIDAINAGKSPIEGDEPGLDELIAKVVKKGTFKVTDDFSAISDMDIVLIDVQTPTDGTDHKPQYLSLKEVAREIGTYMKKGVLIITESTVAPGTTEHVVQPILERKSGLKAGADFSLAYSYERVMPGKLIDYIVNLPRIVGGIDKESEIRAKEMYGKIVKAEIHTTDVLTAETTKTIENAYRDVNIAFSNEMALICESLGLDVYEVQRLINTREERMMHYPGSGVGGHCLPKDTWLLLYGLKMYGQKEVETNFVQLARSINEYMPHHMANLLSECLEEKGVELPDAKIVILGVAYLENSDDTRNTPAYSLISNLSAYGTEIIAHDPFVRDFPEAELSKDLMGAAKGADALLLVTKHAEYYDMDLAKLKKTMRTPIIVDGRDVIDPLKAKDAGFVYRGIGKGNARA